In one window of Episyrphus balteatus chromosome 3, idEpiBalt1.1, whole genome shotgun sequence DNA:
- the LOC129915277 gene encoding ribosome biogenesis protein WDR12 homolog — MDNNLIGAAEIQIRLVTKQSQYAVPDVPYTIDATVSTTDLNNLINTLLFGQSDVKTINFDFLIFNQFLQGSLVDHAKNNNGSFENVIEIEYIEKYPAPEPQDCLLHDDWVSAVKTQGNWILTGCYDNTINIWSTKGTHVLTIPGHSMPVKALSWVSLNERNAHFISVSQDQTAVLWKWNIAENSVCSLCIYKGHQRGVDCVDVNPNANIFATGSWDTVLKLWPAVSQEMDGDLVMNDTSKNCATKAPLMSLQGHKECISAVQWIDSETILSGSWDQTLKIWNLNLEGIQSEITANKSFFDVSYSPLNKLIITASADKDLRLYDSRSNHGPVIRNSYLGHSQWIQSVTWSKTNEYLFLSGGYDNQNKLWDLRSTKASLYELLGHSDKVLDVDWSNPKYFVSGGADNSVRIFKSQKTLMKNY; from the coding sequence ATGGATAACAATTTGATAGGGGCTGCAGAAATACAAATTCGCTTAGTTACAAAGCAAAGCCAATATGCAGTGCCAGACGTCCCTTACACAATCGATGCTACTGTTTCAACCACtgatttaaacaatttaataaataCTTTGTTGTTTGGTCAATCAGATGTTAAAACGATCAACTTCGATTTTCTCATCTTCAACCAGTTCCTTCAAGGATCATTAGTTGATCATGCTAAAAATAATAACGGTTCTTTTGAAAATGTCATTGAAATTGAATATATCGAAAAATACCCAGCTCCGGAACCACAAGATTGTCTTTTGCACGATGATTGGGTATCGGCTGTTAAAACACAAGGAAATTGGATTCTCACTGGATGTTATGACAATACGATCAATATTTGGAGTACTAAAGGAACGcatgttttgacaattcctGGTCATAGTATGCCAGTTAAAGCTTTGTCTTGGGTCAGCTTAAACGAAAGGAATGCACATTTTATAAGTGTGTCGCAGGATCAAACTGCTGTATTATGGAAATGGAACATTGCCGAAAACTCTGTATGTTCATTATGCATTTACAAAGGCCATCAGCGAGGTGTTGATTGTGTAGATGTAAACCCAAATGCGAATATATTTGCAACGGGAAGCTGGGATACTGTTCTCAAATTATGGCCTGCTGTTTCTCAAGAAATGGATGGTGATTTGGTTATGAACGATACATCGAAAAATTGTGCTACCAAGGCACCTCTGATGAGCCTTCAAGGACATAAGGAATGTATATCTGCTGTGCAATGGATAGACTCTGAAACAATCTTAAGTGGCTCGTGGGatcaaactttaaaaatttggaATCTTAACTTAGAGGGAATTCAATCTGAAATTACTGCCAATAAATCATTTTTCGATGTTAGTTATTCTCCATTGAACAAGCTTATTATTACTGCTTCAGCAGATAAAGATTTGCGGCTGTATGACTCACGATCAAATCATGGTCCTGTTATACGAAATTCATATTTGGGCCATAGCCAATGGATTCAATCGGTTACATGGTCTAAGACAAATGAGTACCTCTTTCTTTCTGGAGGATATGATAATCAAAACAAGCTTTGGGATTTAAGAAGCACAAAGGCTTCACTTTATGAACTTTTGGGACATAGTGATAAAGTTTTGGACGTTGATTGGTCAAATCCAAAATATTTCGTTTCAGGTGGTGCAGATAATTCAGTTCGTATATTCAAGTCACAAAAAACacttatgaaaaattattaa
- the LOC129915279 gene encoding uncharacterized protein LOC129915279: MMTHANKTQMKLMTEFMEENPDLAKSFSASNINSRETQRMLWERLTLKLNVNGPPTKTKAEWKRIWTTRKYSAKKKLIENKKSIAKTGGGPYTELPLDSNEEAIIQVCGIEAAVAGIGGVSSFGCDEQILETEITDLIGDSTPSEQIPDSAPAPSSVSTKNRQKQTPKEEEGIILARRQVELQEKFVSVQEDIGKSLKEVTVAIKDMKDCVALLCQEKEKERQSANALKKEELQLKRMEIELAKAATDLQMLELRK; the protein is encoded by the exons ATGAt GACACACgcaaacaaaacacaaatgaAATTGATGACGGAGTTCATGGAGGAGAATCCGGATTTGGCCAAATCCTTTTCTGCTTCTAACATAAATTCGCGGGAAACCCAAAGAATGCTATGGGAAAGGCTCACGTTGAAATTAAACGTAAATGGGCCACCCACGAAAACCAAAGCAGAGTGGAAAAGG ATTTGGACAACTAGGAAATAtagcgcaaaaaaaaaacttattgaaaataaaaagtctATTGCGAAGACAGGTGGAGGTCCATATACAGAACTGCCTTTAGATAGCAATGAGGAAGCTATTATACAAGTTTGTGGAATCGAAGCAGCCGTAGCCGGAATCGGTGGGGTTTCAAGCTTCGGCTGTGATGAGCAAA tTTTAGAGACAGAAATAACTGACCTCATTGGGGACTCAACACCATCGGAGCAAATTCCCGATTCCGCTCCCGCCCCCTCCTCGGTGAGCACaaaaaatcgacaaaaacaAACCCCTAAAGAGGAAGAGGGTATTATTCTTGCAAGAAGACAAGTTGAGTTgcaagaaaaatttgtttccgtGCAGGAAGATATTGGCAAATCCCTGAAGGAAGTCACAGTGGCAATCAAAGATATGAAGGACTGTGTTGCACTTTTGTGccaagaaaaagaaaaggaacGGCAATCGGCCAATGCCTTAAAAAAAGAAGAGCTCCAACTAAAAAGGATGGAGATCGAATTAGCAAAGGCGGCCACAGATCTTCAAATGCTAGAGCTCAGAAAATGA
- the LOC129915278 gene encoding putative nuclease HARBI1, with protein sequence MNFFVPVELFLRRENEENENLNYNYNRNVRLLRINLRNKLNILELPNSKFLKNFRVTKETFLSILDLLELPVGVRSTHIPPILQLAATLNFLGGGAYQRQVGADWSAPMGQSTVCEVITSTLRKMETKLCPSKIKFSPTAMEGTKRYFYEKYRIPGVIGCIDGSHIMLLRPSENEHIFFNRKGRHSINAMIICDENTKILAINSKYGGSAHDSFVWRQSAQREKMNTDYCAGSSSTWLLGDSGYPLEPFLLTPYRSAAENSPEAWFNHVHSQARSTVERCIGVMKTRWRCILEERKLRYSPKRSATIVNVCAALHNICCEQRVPLPDEVRRVSSSDSLNNRQPENSSNDGIRIRNRIRDDLWANRTRH encoded by the exons atgaatttttttgtgccTGTGGAACTGTTTTTACGGagagaaaatgaagaaaatgaaaatttaaattataattataaccGCAACGTCCGACTCTTGAggataaatttaagaaataaactAAATATATTGGAATTACCAAACTCAAA GTTCTTAAAAAACTTTCGAGTTACAAAAGAAACGTTTCTTTCCATTCTTGACCTTCTGGAACTGCCAGTTGGAGTTCGTTCCACCCATATTCCTCCTATTCTCCAATTGGCAGCGACATTAAATTTTCTTGGTGGTGGTGCTTATCAACGGCAAGTTGGTGCAGACTGGTCAGCGCCAATGGGGCAAAGCACTGTGTGTGAAGTGATAACatcaactttaagaaaaatggaaacaaaattgtgtccatcaaaaataaaattttcaccaACAGCAATGGAAGGTACAAAAAGATACTTCTATGAGAAATATCGCATACCaggag TAATCGGGTGCATAGATGGTTCACATATAATGTTACTCCGCCCATCTGAAAATGAGCATATCTTTTTCAACAGAAAGGGGAGGCATAGCATAAATGCTATGATT ATCTGTGACGAAAACACGAAAATTTTAGCTATTAACTCCAAATACGGTGGAAGTGCCCATGACAGCTTTGTCTGGAGGCAGAGTGCTCAGAGGGAAAAGATGAATACCGACTATTGCGCTGGTAGTTCCTCGACATGGCTTCTCG GTGACAGCGGCTATCCACTGGAACCGTTTTTATTAACACCCTACCGAAGTGCAGCCGAAAATTCGCCAGAAGCATGGTTCAACCACGTACACTCTCAGGCTAGGAGCACTGTTGAACGATGTATTGGTGTAATGAAGA CTCGATGGAGGTGCATTTTAGAAGAAAGAAAGTTGAGGTACTCCCCTAAACGATCGGCTACAATTGTTAACGTTTGTGCAGCTTTACACAATATTTGTTGTGAGCAAAGGGTACCACTACCAGACGAAGTAAGAAGAGTTTCTTCATCCGATAGTTTAAACAATCGCCAACCTGAAAATAGCAGCAATGATGGAATACGAATTCGCAACAGAATAAGAGATGATCTTTGGGCTAACCGTACAAGGcattaa